In the Desulfuromonadales bacterium genome, GCCCGGAGGGGAGGACCCGTCATCGTTCTACTGTTTTCTGAATTTCGCTGCCAGGGTCTTCGGCCAACGGCCCGTTACTTGCTGGCGGCCAGCTGCTTTTCCGCCACCTTGGCGGGCAGCGGCAGGTAGCCGTCCTTGACCACAACTTCCTGTCCTTCTTTGGAGAGGACGTACTTGATGAATTCCTCGACCATTTTGGGCAGCGGCTTGTTCGGCTCCTTGGCGACGTAGAGATAGAGCATCCGGCCCAGGGGGTATTTATTGCTCAGCACGTTCTCGTAGGTCGCCTCGTAGACCGGGGCGCCATCCTTTTCACTCAGGGCGAGCGCCTTGACCCCGGAGGTCTTGTAGCCGATTCCCGAATAGCCGATGCCGGCCTTGTCCTCGGTCACCGCCAGCACCACCGAGGCGCTGCCGGGCTGTTCCTTGACGATGTCCTTGAAATCCCCCTTCTTCAGGGCGTGCTCCTTGTAGAAGCCGTAGGTCCCCGAGGCGGAGTTGCGGCCGTAGATACTGATGGGGCGACCGGCCAGTTCACCCTTGAGCCCGAGCTGACCCCAGGTGACGATATCCGCAGCGGCGCCGCGGTTGCGGTTCTTGGAGAAGATGGCGTCGACCTGCGTCAGGGAGAGGGACTCGAGGGGATTGTCCTTGTGGACGTAGACCGCCAGCGAGTCGAGGGCGACGCCGATTTCGGTCGGCTTGTAGCCGTACTTCTGCTCGAACTTCTCGATCTCTTCCTTCTTCATCGGACGCGACATGGGGCCGATCTGCGCGGTCCCCTCGATCAGCGCCGGCGGCGCCGTACTCGACCCTTTCCCCTCGATCTGGATGTTGACGCTGGGATAGAGCTTGCGGAACCCTTCGGCCCAGAAGGTCATCAGGTTGTTCAGCGTGTCCGAACCGATGCTGTTGAGGTTGCCGGAAACGCCCTGGGTCTTGGTGTAGCCCTTGAGGGCCGGGTCGACCTGGAGCTGTTCGGCCTGCGCGGGGCCGGGCACCGACACCGCCGCAAGCGCCACCATTGCCATCACGGTCAGAAAACTGCGGGTTTTGCCGATAATCTGCATTTCTAGTCTCCCTCTTTTATTTATTGGATCGTCTGGGGACTATTATCCGCAGCCATGTTAGGGTCAGGTTAGCCGCCGGTAAGAAGCCTGCAAAATCGGTGTGCGGCACCTTTTTGCCGACCGCCGGAGAGTGTATAGACGGGGAGTGTTAGGTTATTGTTAGCGGCGTAAACTTTTCTCTCTCCGCCTGTCAGGAGGCTATCGCAAAGGAGGGCGATTGCAAGAGTGGGCCGAAGAGCAAAGAGGCGTTCAGGAAACGGCCGGCAGGATGAGAGTGAAGGTGCTCCCCTTCCCGGGAGTACTGTGCACGACGACTTCCCCGCCGTGGCTCTGGACGATATGCTTGACGATCGCCAGCCCGAGACCCGTCCCCCCCTGTTTGCGACTGCGCGCCTTGTCGACCCGGTAGAAGCGCTCGAAAAGGCGTGGCAGATGCTCCGGAGAGATGCCGCAGCCCCAGTCCTGCACCTTGACCATCACCTTGTCGCCGAACTGGCCGGCATCGACCACGACCCGGCCGGCCGGGTCGCTGTACTTGATGGCATTGGTCAGCAGGTTGACGACCGCCTGCTCCAGCAGCGGGGCGTTGATCTGCGCTGCCAGCTCGCCCGAGCAGTGCAGCACGATCTGCAGCGATTTCTCCCGGGCACCTACCGAACAGGCCTGGACGGCAGCTTCCAGCACCGGCCGCAGCGCTCCCCGGGCAAGGGGAACCCCCCCCTTCTCCGCTTCCTGCTCGATGCGCGAGAGGTCGAGCAGATCGTCGATGATGGCATTGAGGCGGTCGGCCTGGCGGGTGATGATCTGCAGGAAACGGTGGGCATCGTCGGGGTCCGCCAGCGCCCCGTCGAGCAGGGTCTCGACAAACCCCTTGATGGCGGTGATCGGGGTTTTCAGTTCATGCGAGACGTTGGCGACGAAGTCGCGGCGCAGGGTCTCCAGCCGGCGCAGGCGGGTCACGTCGTTGAGGACGATGAGCGCACCGATCTCCTGCCCCTGGGCGCCGCGCAGCACCGTGCCGTGGGCCTGGAGAAACCGCTCCCCCTCCTCGGCGTCGCGCAGCACGATGTCCCCCTCCACCGGCTCGCGGTTGGCCAGCGCCCGGGCGACGAAGCGCTGCAGGTCGGCCTTGCGCACCACTTCCTGGATGCGGCGACCCTCGGCCTGCTCCGGCCGCACGCCGAGAAGCCGGCCGGCGGCCCGGTTGAGGCGCAGTATCCGCTCCTCGAGGTCGACCGCCAGTACCCCTTCCACCATGCTGGCCAGCACCGCCTCCTGCTCGTTGCGTTGCCGCAGCACGGTCCGAATGCGGTCGTCGAGATGCGCCGCCATCTGGTTCATGGTTTCGGCCAGCCCGCAGATCTCCTCGGAACCGCTGACTGCCAGACGCCGGTCCAGTTCGCCACGGGCAAAACGCTCCACCCCCTGCCGCATCTCCTCCAGGGGACGACTGATCCGCCGCGCAATGAGCAGGCTGAGCAGCGCCGCCGCCAGCACGGCAGCCAGGCCGCCCAGCGCCATCTTCAGGTAGAGCGCGCGCAGGGCATCATCAATGGCGGTGGCCGCCATGGAGGTGCGCACAACGCCTACGACCTTGCCGTCGACCAGAACCGGCACCGCCACGTACATCATCTCTTTCTGCGCCGTGAAACTGAAGCGGGTGGCCCGCCCCTCGCCGCCGGCAAGCGCCGTCCGGACCTCGGGGCGTTCGGCATGGTTTTCCATCATCGCGGGGTCTTCCAGGGTGTCGCCAAGGACCTCGCCGGATGGCAGCATCAGGGTGATGCGGGTGGCGGTCTGCCGGCCGAGCTCCTTGCAGAGCCGGTCGAGAAAGGGGCGATCGGCAGCGGTCAGACGGTCGGCCACCTGGTTCTCCACTAGCCGGGCGCGGGCGGAGAGGTTGACGGCCGTCTCCTCGATATAGAAATCGCGCAGGGAGCGGGAAAAGTGCCAGGTGAGCCCGAGCAGGACCACCAGCAGGATCGCCAGGCAGGAGGGGAAGAGCTGCCAGAGAAGGCGCCGGGGTCGCATGCTCAGTCCTTGAACCGGTAGCCGACGCCGCGGACCGTTTCGATGTATTTGCCGCTCTCGCCGAGCTTGCGCCGCAGGCCGACGATCTGCACGTCGACGGCGCGTTCGGTGACGGCGTAGCTTTCGCCGCGCACCGCGTCGACAATCTGGTTGCGGGTGAATACCCAGCCGGGGCGGTTGGCCAGCAGCAGAAGGACGCGGAACTCGGTGAAGGTCAGCTCTACCGGCTCGCCGTTCACCAGCACCTCGTTGCGGCCGGGGTGGATGGTCAGCTCGTGGATGCGCAGGACGCCGCTTTTGTCGGCCGGCGCCGCCTCGCGCTCCCGGCGCCGCAGCACCGTCCGCACCCGGGCGATGAGCACCCGCGGGCTGAAAGGCTTGGGGATGTAGTCGTCGGCCCCCAGTTCGAGTCCGGCGACAACGTCTGCCTCCTCACCCCTGGCGGTCAGCATGACGACGGGTACCTGGGCGGTGGCGGGCTTCATCTTCAGCGCCCGGCAGACCTCCAGACCGTCCATGCCGGGAAGCATCAGGTCGAGCAGGATCAGGTCGGGAGCTTCCATGCCGGCCTGCTGCAGTCCGTCCTCGCCGGAGGTCGCACAGGTCACCCGGTAGCCCTCCCGCAGCAGGTTGTACTGCACCAGGGCCAGGATGTCCTCCTCGTCCTCGATGATCAGAATGTGTTCCTTGGCCATAGATTCTTTCCTGAAGTCTTGGAGAAGCAGGGACATCAATATTCTATGTATGTTAGCGCAATATTAGGATATTTGAAAACTTGTCCGTAAACCCGCCGGTGGAAGAGGAAAACTTCGATGGGGGAGGGCGGCCGGAGGATGGCCCGGATGGCATGCGGGCGGGGGGATGGCCGGCTGCGGCTGCAGGCGGAGATGCAGGCGACTTCCGTCCCGGCTATCTCAGCGCAGGTTGCGGCCGCCGAACCCCTTGGCCTTGCGCTTTTTCAGTCGGGTGACGTCCTTGTTGCGTTTTTCGGCCAGCTCCACCAGCAGCTGGTGGCAGGTTCGCGACTCCTCGCCCGGCGCCGGCCGGCGCTGGACGTAGCTGCCGTCGGCCTGCATCTCCCAGGCGCTGCGGCGGTCATTCCACTGGAGGTCGAGAAAGGCCCGCAGATCCTGGCGCAGCAGCGGATCTTCCACCGGCACCACCACCTCGACCCGGTGTTCGAGGTTGCGCTGCATGGCATCGGCCGAGCCGATCAGGTACTCCTCCTTGCCGCCGTTGCGGAAGTAAAAGAGACGGGCGTGCTCCAGGAACCGTCCGACGATGGAAATCACCCGGATGTTTTCCGACAGGCCGACCAGCCCGGGACGCAGCCGGCAGCTGTCGCGAACGATGAGGTCGACCCGGACGCCGGCCATGGAGGCCTGGTAAAGGGCGCGGGTGATGTCGACATCCTCGAGGGCATTCATCTTGAACTGGATGTGGCCGGGCTGTTTTTCACCGTGCAGTTCGATTTCCCGCTGGATCTTCTCCATCAATGCCTTTTTCAGGATTTTCGGAGCCGGCAGCAGCTTGCGGTAATCGCGCTTGGGGCTGTAGCCGGTGGTCAGGTAATTGAACAGTTCGGTGGCATCGTTGCCGAGTTCATCGGCACAGGTCAGCAGTCCGAAATCGCTGTAGACCCTGGAGGTCAGGGCGTTGTAGTTGCCGGTGCCGAAATGCACGTAGCGGCGCAGCCCGCTGTAATCCTGACGGACCACCAGGATGACCTTGGCGTGGGTCTTGAGGCCGACCACCCCGTAGGTAACGTGGATGCCCGCTTCCTCCATGCGGCTCGCCAGGCGGATATTGGCCTCCTCGTCGAAGCGCGCCTTCAGCTCCACCACCACCGCCACCTGCTTGCCGTTCTGGGCGGCGCGGATCAGGGTGTCGACGATGCGGCTGCGGCTCGAGGTGCGGTAGAGGGTCATCTTGATGCCGCGGACCTTCGGGTCGACGGCCGCTTCCTGAAGAAAGCGCTCCACCGAGGTCGCGAAAGACTCGTAGGGGTGCTGCAGCAGGATCGAGCCGGCATCGCGGATGATGTGGAAAATGTTCCGTTCGCTCTGCAGGGCCGGGTGGTCGATGGGATGGTGGGGCGGGTCCTTGAGGTGCGGGTAGTCGAGGGAGGCGATTTCGAACAGGTCGCGTATCCCCATCATCCCCTCGGTCTCGAAAACGTCCTGCTCCTCGTTCAGGCCGAGTTCGGCGGCCAGGCGGCCGCGGCGCACCGGATCCATCCCCGGCTTGACCTCCAGGCGGACGATCGGCGCGAACTTGCGCTCCAGCAGGGCCGATTCGATCAGCGCCAGCAGGTCGTCGGCGTGTTCCTGGCTTCTTTCCGTGTTGGCGTTGCGGGTGACCCGGAACAGTTCGCAGCTGACCACCTCCATCCCCGGGAAGAGCATGTCCAGGTTGTTGGCCATCACCTCTTCCAGCAGCACGAAACTGTCCCGCTCGCCGACCCGCAGCAGGCGCGGTGCCCCGGCGCTGATCGGCACCTTGACCCGGGCCAGCGAGAGCTCCCGGTCCTCCGGGTAACGCAGGGTGACCAGCAGGTTGAGGGAGAGGTTGGAGATGAAGGGGAAGGGGTGCGCCGGATCGATCGATTGGGGGGTGACCAACGGAAAGATGTTCCGGAAATAATCGTCCCGGACCTGCTTGCGCTCTTTTGCGGAGAGATCGGCAAAATCGCGGATGGCGATCCCTTCCTTCTTCAGCAGCTCCTTGAGATGGTTGAGCAGGCGCTGCTTGTCCGCCTGGTGCTGCCGGATGATCGCATAGCACTGCTCGATCTGCTCCTGGGGGGTGCGGCCGTCGACGGTCCGTTCCAGAACCCTGGCCCCTTTCTGCTGCTTGAGGCCGCCGATCCGCT is a window encoding:
- a CDS encoding phosphate ABC transporter substrate-binding protein — encoded protein: MQIIGKTRSFLTVMAMVALAAVSVPGPAQAEQLQVDPALKGYTKTQGVSGNLNSIGSDTLNNLMTFWAEGFRKLYPSVNIQIEGKGSSTAPPALIEGTAQIGPMSRPMKKEEIEKFEQKYGYKPTEIGVALDSLAVYVHKDNPLESLSLTQVDAIFSKNRNRGAAADIVTWGQLGLKGELAGRPISIYGRNSASGTYGFYKEHALKKGDFKDIVKEQPGSASVVLAVTEDKAGIGYSGIGYKTSGVKALALSEKDGAPVYEATYENVLSNKYPLGRMLYLYVAKEPNKPLPKMVEEFIKYVLSKEGQEVVVKDGYLPLPAKVAEKQLAASK
- a CDS encoding ATP-binding protein, with protein sequence MRPRRLLWQLFPSCLAILLVVLLGLTWHFSRSLRDFYIEETAVNLSARARLVENQVADRLTAADRPFLDRLCKELGRQTATRITLMLPSGEVLGDTLEDPAMMENHAERPEVRTALAGGEGRATRFSFTAQKEMMYVAVPVLVDGKVVGVVRTSMAATAIDDALRALYLKMALGGLAAVLAAALLSLLIARRISRPLEEMRQGVERFARGELDRRLAVSGSEEICGLAETMNQMAAHLDDRIRTVLRQRNEQEAVLASMVEGVLAVDLEERILRLNRAAGRLLGVRPEQAEGRRIQEVVRKADLQRFVARALANREPVEGDIVLRDAEEGERFLQAHGTVLRGAQGQEIGALIVLNDVTRLRRLETLRRDFVANVSHELKTPITAIKGFVETLLDGALADPDDAHRFLQIITRQADRLNAIIDDLLDLSRIEQEAEKGGVPLARGALRPVLEAAVQACSVGAREKSLQIVLHCSGELAAQINAPLLEQAVVNLLTNAIKYSDPAGRVVVDAGQFGDKVMVKVQDWGCGISPEHLPRLFERFYRVDKARSRKQGGTGLGLAIVKHIVQSHGGEVVVHSTPGKGSTFTLILPAVS
- a CDS encoding response regulator transcription factor, with translation MAKEHILIIEDEEDILALVQYNLLREGYRVTCATSGEDGLQQAGMEAPDLILLDLMLPGMDGLEVCRALKMKPATAQVPVVMLTARGEEADVVAGLELGADDYIPKPFSPRVLIARVRTVLRRREREAAPADKSGVLRIHELTIHPGRNEVLVNGEPVELTFTEFRVLLLLANRPGWVFTRNQIVDAVRGESYAVTERAVDVQIVGLRRKLGESGKYIETVRGVGYRFKD
- the ppk1 gene encoding polyphosphate kinase 1, which encodes MTAKPVRKEAVPSPPDLSAPDLYLNRELTWLAFNQRVLHEALDERTPLLERVKFTAITGSNLDEFFMKRIGGLKQQKGARVLERTVDGRTPQEQIEQCYAIIRQHQADKQRLLNHLKELLKKEGIAIRDFADLSAKERKQVRDDYFRNIFPLVTPQSIDPAHPFPFISNLSLNLLVTLRYPEDRELSLARVKVPISAGAPRLLRVGERDSFVLLEEVMANNLDMLFPGMEVVSCELFRVTRNANTERSQEHADDLLALIESALLERKFAPIVRLEVKPGMDPVRRGRLAAELGLNEEQDVFETEGMMGIRDLFEIASLDYPHLKDPPHHPIDHPALQSERNIFHIIRDAGSILLQHPYESFATSVERFLQEAAVDPKVRGIKMTLYRTSSRSRIVDTLIRAAQNGKQVAVVVELKARFDEEANIRLASRMEEAGIHVTYGVVGLKTHAKVILVVRQDYSGLRRYVHFGTGNYNALTSRVYSDFGLLTCADELGNDATELFNYLTTGYSPKRDYRKLLPAPKILKKALMEKIQREIELHGEKQPGHIQFKMNALEDVDITRALYQASMAGVRVDLIVRDSCRLRPGLVGLSENIRVISIVGRFLEHARLFYFRNGGKEEYLIGSADAMQRNLEHRVEVVVPVEDPLLRQDLRAFLDLQWNDRRSAWEMQADGSYVQRRPAPGEESRTCHQLLVELAEKRNKDVTRLKKRKAKGFGGRNLR